In the Butyricicoccus intestinisimiae genome, ATATTCTGGGGAAAGGGCAGTCCGTAAGGGCTGCCCTTTTTTGGTGCAGTTGCCAGATTTGACGAATCAGGGAAACTTGGATGCGGACTGTTTGCGTGTTTGCCCTCTCAGTCATTTGCTTCGCAAATGCCAGCTCTCCCAAGGGGAGAGCCGAGAAGCCGGTGCGAATTTTTTGCCTTACGCACAAACCAAACTTGTCTCTCCCTCTGGGAGAGATGTCGCGCAGCGACAGAGAGGGCTGGAATCAGCTGGCATGGCTTTTCAAATTTGCCCTGACACGAACTTGTCTGCGTGCTGCCCTCTCAGTCATTTGCTTCGCAAATGCCAGCTCTCCCAAGGGGAGAGCCGAGAAGCCGGTGCAAATTTCTTGCCCTTACGCACAATCCAAACTTGTCTCTCCCTCTGGGAGAGATGTCGCGCAGCGACAGAGAGGGCTGGAATCAGCTGGCATGGCTTTTCAAATTTGCCCTGATACGGGCTTTTTTGTTTTCCGCACAAAACAAAAGAGAGTACAGATTTGTACTCTCTTCTTTGGTGGGAGGTGGTGGATTCGAACCACCGAAGTCGTTGACAACAGATTTACAGTCTGCCCCCTTTGGCCACTCGGGAAACCTCCCATATTCACTTGCAGAAATCGTGGAGCTGGTGGACGGACTTGAACCCCCGACCTGCTGATTACAAATCAGCTGCTCTACCAACTGAGCTACACCAGCGTGCCGCGTCTTTCTTTATCCGCCGCATCTCTCAGCGACTTGTTTATATTACCACAGTGTTTTGTGTTTGTCAACACTTTTTTCAAAAAAACAAAAAACTGCCTGCCGAATCGCTCCGGCAAGCAGATTTCTTTGTGTTATGCTCCGCGGTATGCGTCATCCATCACAGATAAAATTTCCTCGCGCACGCGCTCCGGCAGCTCACGCACCTCCTGCCGGCTCATGCCTGCGGTTTCTATCGGCTTGTGAATCGTGACGTGTACCGTGCCGGAATGAATGCGATAGCGTTCCTCGAGCAGATGGAATGAGCCGTCAATCGTCACCGGTACGACAGGTACCTTTGCACTGGTTGCCGCGCGGAACGCACCGCCCTTAAATTCCTTGACCGGTCCGCCCTTGCTGCGCGTGCCCTCCGGAAAAATCGTCATCGAAACGCCGCTCTTGACCAAGCGCGTCGCATCCATCAGGGCGCGCACTGCCTGCTTTTCGTCCTCACGGTCGACATAGACACACTGTAACAAATCCATCCAGGAACGCAGACCCGGAATTTTTGCCAGCGAAACCTTCGCCATCAGCGCGCGCGGCTGACCGACACACGCCAAAACCACCGGAATGTCAAAATCGCTCTGGTGATTGGACACAAATACCGCCGTTCCCTGCGGGATGTTTTCTTTTCCGTCTACAATGACTTTGGCACCTGCCATCCACAGCAGACGGTGCGCCCAGTTGTGTACCATGCGGTCAACACCCGCCTGTACCTTTTCCCGATTGCCTTTTTTTATCTGATGGGCATAATACGCACGCATCGGGGAGACAATAATCAGATACAAAATAAAATAAATCGCCCAAAGAATTGTATGAATCATAGTTCTGTTTGTTTTCTCCTGTCTGTGATTTGTCGAATAACGGCGTAGCGCTCCAATAGCTGCTCCAGCTTGACGGCGCAATTTGCCGGTGATGTGGACGGCAGTACGCGCGCCTGTATCGCACAGTCCTTTTGACAATAGCGCTTAAACAGCGTTCCCGCCTTTTGTCCCGTGCAGAAAATTGCTTCAATCGGTGCGCGGTCGAGAATCTCGCGCATGCGATTGGGAACCGGATTTCGAATGGACGCATCGGATGCGCCTTCGATCTCACAGCTGTCCAGCACATCCCACAGCGCAATGTGATGCCGCGTGAGAAATTCTTTTTGCTTGGGAATGTCCCCAACAAGCGGCGATTCCCCGTACAGCATCGGCAGCACGCGCCAAAACCGGTTTTGCGGATGCGCATAGTAAAACCCTGCCTCGCGCGACTTGGGTGACGGCATGGTTCCCAAAATCAGCACACGCGACTGGTCATCAAACCACGCCCCAAATGAATGCGTTACATACATGCGTTACGTCTCCTCAAATGTCACTTTGTGCTTGA is a window encoding:
- a CDS encoding lysophospholipid acyltransferase family protein; its protein translation is MIHTILWAIYFILYLIIVSPMRAYYAHQIKKGNREKVQAGVDRMVHNWAHRLLWMAGAKVIVDGKENIPQGTAVFVSNHQSDFDIPVVLACVGQPRALMAKVSLAKIPGLRSWMDLLQCVYVDREDEKQAVRALMDATRLVKSGVSMTIFPEGTRSKGGPVKEFKGGAFRAATSAKVPVVPVTIDGSFHLLEERYRIHSGTVHVTIHKPIETAGMSRQEVRELPERVREEILSVMDDAYRGA
- a CDS encoding DNA-deoxyinosine glycosylase, whose protein sequence is MYVTHSFGAWFDDQSRVLILGTMPSPKSREAGFYYAHPQNRFWRVLPMLYGESPLVGDIPKQKEFLTRHHIALWDVLDSCEIEGASDASIRNPVPNRMREILDRAPIEAIFCTGQKAGTLFKRYCQKDCAIQARVLPSTSPANCAVKLEQLLERYAVIRQITDRRKQTEL